The nucleotide window TGAATTCATTTATGATGATCCGTTATTGATTTTTAATGCACCAACAACAGGAACAAAATAATAATATCCTGCATCCGGTATGCATCGTAGGGGCTGGCCCCGGTGCTGCGGACATGCTAACGGTAAGGGCTGCACGCTGTATAGAAGCGGCTGATGTAATCCTGCACGACAATCTGGTGTCTGAAGAGATACTGGCGCTGTGCCGGCCGGACGCAGAAAGGATATATGCCGGTAAAAAATATGGCGACACCATAGATCCGGCAGCACGGCAGCAGCAGATACATGAACTGATGCGCCTGCATGCATTGAATGGTAAGAAAGTGGTAAGGCTCAAGTCCGGAGATCCGTTTATTTACGGCCGCGCCGTGGAAGAGATCCGTTATCTGCAGGAACACCACATCCCGTTTGAAGTAGTGCCGGGCATCACCGCCGGGATTGCCGCTGCAGGTCTGTGCCAGGTGCCGCTGACAGAGCGCAACCACAGCAATGCAGTGCTTTTTTGTACCGGTCATACCGCCAACTACGACCATGAACAGTTGGATGCGCTGGCCAATATGTTGCGCACCGGCACTACGCTGGTAATGTATATGGGACTGAGCAACCTATCCGTAGTGGTGGCCAAACTGTTGCAGGCAGCCGGATCAGAAACAGTGTATGTAACAGCTGTTTCGAAAGTGTCCGCCCCGCAACAACAGCAGGTGACAGCACCCCTGCAGGAAATAGAAGCCGCCATACAGCAGGCAGCACTGCCGATGCCGGTGGTGTTCATCATAGGAAAATATGCAACATCCATTAAGGTATAAAAGATGAAAAAAGGGATACTGATCTGCGGCCACGGCAGCAGAGATAAAGAAGGAGTGGAGCACTTCAAGGTATTGGTCCGCAAGTTACAGGACCGCTACCCTGATGATGTCGTTGATTACGGTTTCCTGGAATTTGCTCATCCCGTATATGCGGCGGCGGTAGAGCGGATGTATCTGCAAGGTGTACGGCACATCATAGCATTGCCGGCTATCCTCTTTGCCGGCGGGCATGCCAAAAACGATATCCCGTATGAAATGAACACCCTTCAGCAGCAGTATCCCGATCTGACCATCACCATGGCCAGGCATCTTGGTATCAGCGCTCCTTTGCTGCAGTTATCCCAACTATTAATAGAAGAAGCAGAAGCTGCTG belongs to Chitinophaga sp. HK235 and includes:
- the cobA gene encoding uroporphyrinogen-III C-methyltransferase, giving the protein MHQQQEQNNNILHPVCIVGAGPGAADMLTVRAARCIEAADVILHDNLVSEEILALCRPDAERIYAGKKYGDTIDPAARQQQIHELMRLHALNGKKVVRLKSGDPFIYGRAVEEIRYLQEHHIPFEVVPGITAGIAAAGLCQVPLTERNHSNAVLFCTGHTANYDHEQLDALANMLRTGTTLVMYMGLSNLSVVVAKLLQAAGSETVYVTAVSKVSAPQQQQVTAPLQEIEAAIQQAALPMPVVFIIGKYATSIKV